TTAATACtcactgcttttttttttatttctttctttcaggCAAAGACTTCTCTAACAACGTTTCCTGCATCAGCAGAGATTGTGTCCGAGCCTCTTGGAGTTGTGCTTGTAATCTCCGCTTGGAATTATCCTTTCCGTATGTTTAAGCAGTCCATGATTGATTTGTATTCTCCTTCTGAGTTATCATCCATTAAGTATGATTGTTGACgtaattttactatttattgtttttcttgCAAGTGTTGTCTATTGATCCTGTTATTGGCGCAATTTCTGCTGGGAATGCTGTTGTCTTAAAGCCATCAGAACTGGCTCCAGCTTCGTCTTCTCTGCTAGCAAAGTTACTGGAACAATATTTAGACCCTTCTGCAGTGAGAGTTATTGAAGGTGCTGTTACTGAAACAACTCTGCTGCTGGAGCAGAAGTGGGACAAAATATTCTACACAGGTTCATATTAACTTTGGCTTAATCTGTTTCCTTTcggatttttattttcttattttgagGATCAACATTGTTTTTCCAACCTTttaaggaatttgttgagtgaTGATCCCACAGCTTCATATGCTTTGTATGTAACACACTTACAGGAGACTAAAAGTTCCACTCTTGCTTGGTTAGGTAGTTCAAAAATTGGGCGTATCATCATGATGGCAGCTGCTAAGCATCTCACACCTGTTGTCCTGGAGCTAGGAGGAAAATCTCCTGTTGTTATAGACTCAGACACCAATTTGAAAGTACTGAAACActcctttttatattttcataccATGAGTTCTTCATCCAGAAGCAATTGCAGTGTGTTTTCTTTGTTTGGAGGCTAATATGATTATTCTTTTGTCTGCTAAGATTACTGTCAAGCGGATAATTGCAGGGAAATGGGGTTGCAACAATGGACAGGCGTGCATTTCTCCAGACTACATCTTGACAACAAAAGAATATGCTCCAAAAGTGGTAAGCCTAAGAACTTAAGCTTGATCCTTGCTTCACTTTTGTATTTGATCCTTCTATTTTCTCTTCTCAAGATTGATGCAATGAAGCAAGAACTGGAGGCATTTTACGGGAAGAACCCTATGGAGTCCAAAGATATGTCACGTATTGTAAACTCTAATCACTTTGATCGCCTGTCCAAGATATTAGAGGAGAAGGAAGTTTCTGACAAAATCGTCTATGGGGGTCAGAAGAACAGAGACAACCTGTGAGTTCCTCTTTTGTTATTCTCATCAGTGACATTATTTTTCCCTTAGGTTAGGCTAATCTTTTTCTACATCTTTAAGGAAAATTGCTCCAACCATCTTTCTCGACGTGCCATTAGATTCTCTGATCATGAGTGAAGAAATATTTGGGCCTCTCCTCCCAATCCTCACGGTGATAACCATTTGCCATTCTATATTAGACTGTTTCATCGATTTAGTTTTCATGTCTGACATACACTCTTGTTCTGCTCAGCTCAACAACTTGGAAGAGTGTTTTGACGTGATTCGTTCTCGACCTAAGCCACTTGCTGCATACTTGTTTACCCAAAACCAGAAGCTGAAAGAGAGATTCGCCATGACAGTCTCAGCTGGAGGCATTGTGGTCAACGACATAGCTGTTCATGTACATACACTCGGGTCCTATCAGATCTATAAGCAGTTTATCATTATAAGTAAAACTCTATCATCAtgtaaacatattctacattttgcAGCTTTCACTTCCCACATTACCATTCGGAGGCGTTGGTGAAAGTGGAATGGGTTCTTACCATGGTAAATTCTCATTTGATGCCTTCAGTCACAAGAAAGCTGTTCTATACAAAAGCTTTATAGGAGATGCAGCAATCAGGTATCCACCGTACTCTAGAGGAAAGCTTAGATTGTTAAAGGCACTTGTCAACAGCAATCTGGTGGAAGTATTCAAAGTCCTTTTAGGTTTATCTTAAAAGGTTAAAAGACAGAGGACTATACGCATCCCTTTGTATCTTACATTCTTCGTTTTTTTCAGATATGAACTTTGGTTGttaaaaagatatatgtttGGTGTTGATGAATATTGAAAGTCTATAAAAAAAAGTGGTTTCTTCGTTTCAACTTGGTTGTCTACAAACAAAGATTGACAAGAATACAAACAAAGATTGACAAGAGTAAAAAGTCTATTTGGATCTCTTTATCTAACCATGTTGTAAATCAAGAAAAATCTTCTTGAAAAATGCTCTAATATCTGCCCTTTGATCATCTGTAAGTTGCTGCGGAACTTGGTCTGAAATCTAACCCTAGATCTCAGGGCCGACTCAAAAATATTTAAgcctttgaacaaaaaaaataataatgcttttaggtgatttttctttaaattgtaaaaaagttaaaaaatttattgtaattatttaatctattttgtataaaagtttgcaaaataaatttagcttttaaaatatacaaaacctAATGTagttaacatatattttgataCTCATCTAACCATGAGAAGTAGCTTCTGCTACCTTAAACATAGAACTCTTTTGCAAATGTTAAGGGTATCAACCAAGTGAATAGGGAGCAATAACATGTTACAgctaacatatatttatatctatttttatgtttattaaaaaaattcaaacaaattgtaatatagaacaaaaataatttgacCATTGGGTCCGGAGCAATCACACTTCCCCTCCTCTTACTATCTAAACCGCCCCATCTCTTATTCTTTTTGGCATACTTTTGAAACTGAGTTTTTAGATGTCTCCGAAAATGTAGGCTGCagtcactacaaaaaaaacatggtgATTTCCGACAAAATTACTTACGAACACAAATCCGTGAGTaatttcgtcggtattccgtcagAAAGCCTTCAATAATAGAAAATTGGAAATCCATTAGTAATCCATCACTGAGCATTAGAAGATGAGAATGATATTCTTCGCTGAGCATTCCCAAACTCGATTGTGATTATGAGTACTAGGAAGCAAACCCGCGCATTCGGGCGGAAAATTAAATTctttactaaaaataaattatttaatattcatAGAATGGTAtatttaatcattatatatatatatatctaatacttttttagtttttcatttaaatactgaatatattagtttaaaataataaactcaataacataagaaaaatgatgtaaaatatatgtaacaaactaaatataaattgaccgttgaatttacagaaaaataaatataaattttattagtaaTATTGGTTGAGGCAATGGCAAAGACTGGCCAAGACAAGAAGCTTGTGTTCAATATTAGAAATATCAACTTTTTGTTTAGTATTTGGGGATTCTTTAAATCTAGGGGACCGCTGTCTCGacacatatattttgtttccttctaTAGTGTAGAGATTAAAATTTTGCGTGTTCAATATTTCACCGCCAAGGTGTTCATCGGAGTAAattgaattttataaatataatatttatctagTATGTTCAACTCGACAAAGCAGAGAGCATAAAGTCATGTGCAGTCATTTAAATCCCAGCAAATTCCATGTACAGTGATAAAAAGTAGATTCAGTTTGTATTCTTTTACATATAGTCGGATTTTTAGCATGTGCATAACCAGTGACCAAAGCAAGGCTCGACAAACCAAGATCCCCTCGACTAATAAATGCTAGTTGAGTGCCATCCTTAACTTGTTAAGTAGTTTCCTCATGTTTCTCGCCAAGAATTTGATTCAGACTAAACTTCTTCACCGATAAATATAAATCTCTTAATTCAGACTTTTATCTCCATGCATTTTATAGAATTAGACGGGGGTATACGCtcttttataaattgtttcCTATACTATAAAATTCTTCCTACCCCTTGACTTAAACCATCAAAATACATGTTTTAACAAAATTGTTCACTTAAATAATACaccaatttaaatatatataatgttttgaaagtacataaaaataaagtaatagtTCTAAAAGAGTTTGAAAATTTGTCGATAGGACAAAAAAACTTATCATATATGGTGTTGGTAACTAAAACTTTTGaacaaaaagttttattttttaattaaactatcaattaattaaatttaaagcaTGTAGCAAAAGTGAGGATAGTTCTCAATATAAAATTActataaatgaaacattttttataattaatttagacTTTTGTCAAGGATTAGGTTACATAAAATctctttttatgattttttaatcaaaactaagatacaaaattacaaatagaatttctaatgtttgtatGCAATTCTTCAAAGGTCTTCTATGATCATTTAGATTTTAAAGTAGTTAAACAGTTCTTTTTTTCCTTAATATCCACGAAT
The sequence above is drawn from the Brassica napus cultivar Da-Ae chromosome A8, Da-Ae, whole genome shotgun sequence genome and encodes:
- the LOC125577019 gene encoding aldehyde dehydrogenase family 3 member H1-like, with the protein product MAKVFEAADASNLMTELRMSFDAGVTRSYEWRVSQLKKLQVICDNHEPEIVSALHDDLGKPELESSVYEVALLRNSIKLALKQLKNWMAPDKAKTSLTTFPASAEIVSEPLGVVLVISAWNYPFLLSIDPVIGAISAGNAVVLKPSELAPASSSLLAKLLEQYLDPSAVRVIEGAVTETTLLLEQKWDKIFYTGSSKIGRIIMMAAAKHLTPVVLELGGKSPVVIDSDTNLKITVKRIIAGKWGCNNGQACISPDYILTTKEYAPKVIDAMKQELEAFYGKNPMESKDMSRIVNSNHFDRLSKILEEKEVSDKIVYGGQKNRDNLKIAPTIFLDVPLDSLIMSEEIFGPLLPILTLNNLEECFDVIRSRPKPLAAYLFTQNQKLKERFAMTVSAGGIVVNDIAVHLSLPTLPFGGVGESGMGSYHGKFSFDAFSHKKAVLYKSFIGDAAIRYPPYSRGKLRLLKALVNSNLVEVFKVLLGLS